tgttctatatttttatttgtttatatatttttttatacattaatatttttcttaactaTATTAACTGTTTTAGTAATAAATCAGAATGTATAATGTCATATGACAAACAAGAGCCAAATCTTTGTTGAAATGAGTGTCTAATTTATGAATCTGATaagcaaaattattgtttgtGATTGATAGGATGTGTAGCATCAACTTCATAGATgactgtactattgaaataaacaaattggATGGATTAGATGCGATAAATAATTGCAGTGGAAAATCAAAAGGAGTAAAACAAGAATTCTCCTTTGATAAAGTATTCACACCTAATGCATCACAACAAGAGATTTTTGAAGAGTTATCTCTTTTAGTACAATCAGCGCTTGAAGGATACAATGTTTGCGTATTTGCTTATGGTCAGACTGGTTCTGGCAAGACGTATACTATGGAAGGAGAATACGGATTGCACACTGAAGGCATGATACCTAGAACGGTATATTgctcataaatttttacactgaatataattttatgcagagtttttttattgaacattaattaaaaaattatatatataaaatgtttatataaataaaatttaaatttgctgctgtaatttgatttttatataaaaatggaaattatttgtttgcaATTTCAGGTACGTCACATATTCAAGGAAATGAAGCAATTCGAACTTCTTGGTTGGAATTATCGGATAGAAGCAagttttttggaaatttacAATGAACATATTATTGATCTTCTTGATTGCCAACCAAAGACACATGAAATACGCATGGTTAATAGTAAAGGTCAAGATTTATATGTGAGCAATCttcaaattaaagaaatacacAGTCCAGAAGAATTGCACGAATGTCTTTATACAGCACAACAAAACCGAGCAGTTGCAGCCACACAAGCAAACGAACGGTGAGTTTACATCACTTAATTCGTTTATTTCAAACTGCAGTAAAAATCTATGAGGAGCGCAACACAGATTCTATTGTATATTTTCAactaaataatagttttaaaatatatataattaaatcattgtAAAACTGgcttaatattagaaaatataatttttttcctgtttttttttttaggtcaTCGAGATCACATTCGGTAGCACAAATACGATTGATTGGCACTCACTCGACGAAACAAGAAATATCAATAGGAAATTTGAATTTAGTGGATTTAGCCGGCTCTGAACGTTTAAAAAGCGAAGAAGCTGCTAGAAAtgcagaaacaaaaaatattaacaaatctCTAGCAAATTTGGGTAATGTTATTTTAGCGCTCTTAAAGAAGCAGGAACATATTCCTTATAGGAATTCAAAGTTAACGCACTTATTAATGCCTTCTTTAGGGGGCAATTCAAAAACCTTAATGTTGTTGAACATATCTCCGTTAAATGAGTGCTATAATGAAACGTTAAATTCCTTAAGATTTGCCAGCAGTGTTAATAGTTGCAAAACCGGTAATATTAAGCGAAGCCGAAtggttttacaaaatataactAATTGAATGTTTACTCCAATTCTTTATCCAAATGTTGATTTTGATTACAATAAAATCTGATCATACATTTTGAATTcattacttttacattttatacttttatttattattttatatatgtaactaATATATGAAAGACAATtcttttactattataattctCACAggtataattgatataatctAGAAAAAACGTATCTATGATTGATGGCAAAATCGCAATAAAATtcgatacattttattatgacaataatataaaaatataagttaaacacaaaaaaaaaaaattcaaaaaaaagtttataaaagcgctaaatataaaattctttattttattacaggacaacaataatttcttttattattttataaataagaaaatgtaatataccaagtgttattatatgaaattattttgaaatattagtaCAGATTGATATATGTAATCATAACTCTAATAAACTCAAAAACTCGTATATGTTAGTGAAATTCGTATattcatacaaatatttttgcatatataaatacaatatgaagttttgaaaatactagaatttatatctttagattaatatttagcttaaccttgaattaaaatataaaacgtacATCGATATTGATATTGATACTAGTTTACGAAGATTTGATAACAATACtgatagtaataatttaaaattttgtaatgtttattCGAGTTTGCACGcgtgtcaaataaaaaaatgtattctttttaaattcctGTTTCCTCAATGCAGCTGTATCGAAATATCTTACTAGTTTATATTATCGAATATGAATAATAAGGATTTTACACATCGAATAAATCAGTTTATTCttagtgtaaaaaaaaacaaaattttatatctcgaTTGAAAGCttagaaattagaaattgtttttatctcTATTACTTTCAgtgtatatgtatttcttcAGAGGatatgtagaataaatataaagatccttttatgatataatttagatGTGCAGTCTTTTCGTGCGTACATAACTCCGTACATTATGCATTAATTGTAGGTACACACACGCATGTCGCGCGCTTCTCGACGTTGAATTTCATCACGTGATCACTTAGTTTATCATTTC
Above is a genomic segment from Linepithema humile isolate Giens D197 chromosome 6, Lhum_UNIL_v1.0, whole genome shotgun sequence containing:
- the LOC105671477 gene encoding protein claret segregational codes for the protein MESRLPKPKIILKKAISTVDMNVKSNNNKLRRDDNTSASTSTISTKSINENKLVPKQTLVRSKTLSTITRPTNVTAVKRTATAVTYGEVKRPFVKPVAKTIVNKSSNNALVTNNRGNKVVQNNTDNKTDKIKRWDLRGRLAQTSDKLSVATQKHKDIESKYTALQELVNNLQASETLYRTKAQELEVSNGTLTSKLQCLTEETSIMRERHESLTQRLKEAEESCKSLSYTLNDIQGKYKAQEILVLEQTKELTTLKSDLESQTKINEELETLSHNMDKERRLLHNTIQELKGNIRVFCRVRPRTPQEIEQMKGMCSINFIDDCTIEINKLDGLDAINNCSGKSKGVKQEFSFDKVFTPNASQQEIFEELSLLVQSALEGYNVCVFAYGQTGSGKTYTMEGEYGLHTEGMIPRTVRHIFKEMKQFELLGWNYRIEASFLEIYNEHIIDLLDCQPKTHEIRMVNSKGQDLYVSNLQIKEIHSPEELHECLYTAQQNRAVAATQANERSSRSHSVAQIRLIGTHSTKQEISIGNLNLVDLAGSERLKSEEAARNAETKNINKSLANLGNVILALLKKQEHIPYRNSKLTHLLMPSLGGNSKTLMLLNISPLNECYNETLNSLRFASSVNSCKTGNIKRSRMVLQNITN